Proteins found in one Micropterus dolomieu isolate WLL.071019.BEF.003 ecotype Adirondacks linkage group LG10, ASM2129224v1, whole genome shotgun sequence genomic segment:
- the LOC123978267 gene encoding solute carrier family 35 member D3-like: MGQAENIPYDDDDDDECPACSQSQLSCTSQTWPPTTVLGLVSEWKQLVQHLLEILKPAASCNVQLLTNSTTALTLEILRRLGKVKIPPFSIQLSKEFGPVCILCTLQSTLTLWSLRGLSLPMYVVFKRCLPLFTLGIGVCVLRNGMPSIGVVISVIITTAGAALAGAGDVQGDPFGYITGVLVVIIHASYLVLIQKTSLDSKYGPLTAQYAIAVIASPVLLVCSVISKDTINMWSYEGWKDPHIAVIFVFCIVFVCIMNFTTLQCTYINSAVTTSFVGVVKSIVTITVGMVSFSNVVPTGLFIGGVVVNTIGSIIYCIVKYFETKKKRMYKDLEEAGKDGAFPCEPYQEKPKLNGIGPAAGIRSHPGNLKLKGALSSDRMEESASAALANKELWTGNGGKGDGEAAVNSHVMTEKEIQEMQREHHQKLNTTSSQSVIDSYVGVWRSIRHLQFKKDPLIQKL, encoded by the exons ATGGGCCAGGCTGAAAATATCccatatgatgatgatgatgatgatgagtgtCCTGcctgcagccaatcacagctctCCTG CACGAGCCAGACCTGGCCACCGACAACAGTTTTGGGCCTGGTGTCTGAATGGAAGCAGCTGGTTCAACATCTGCTGGAAATACTGAAACCAGCTGCAAGTTGCAATGTTCag ctcctgaCCAACAGCACCACGGCGCTCACTCTCGAGATCCTCAGGCGGCTGGGGAAGGTCAAGATCCCCCCATTCAGCATCCAGCTATCCAAG GAGTTTGGCCCGGTTTGTATCCTCTGTACGCTGCAGTCCACTCTCACTCTGTGGTCTCTGCGTGGCCTCAGCCTGCCCATGTATGTCGTGTTCAAACGCTGCCTGCCGCTCTTCACGCTTGGCATCGGCGTGTGCGTGCTGAGGAACGGCATGCCGTCCATCGGCGTGGTAATCTCTGTGATCATCACCACTGCTGGAGCTGCACTGGCTG GTGCTGGTGATGTCCAAGGCGATCCCTTTGGTTACATCACTGGCGTGTTGGTGGTCATCATCCACGCCTCCTACCTGGTCCTGATCCAGAAAACCAGTCTGGACAGCAAGTACGGACCGCTCACAGCACAATATGCAATTGCTGTCATAGCCTCACCT GTGCTTCTTGTATGCTCTGTCATCTCCAAGGACACCATCAACATGTGGTCTTACGAGGGCTGGAAGGATCCCCACATCGCCGTTATCTTTGTCTTCTGCATTGTTTTCGTCTGCATCATGAACTTCACCACGCTGCAGTGCACCTACATCAATTCCGCAGTCACCACCAGCTTTGTTGGCGTGGTCAAAAGCATCGTCACCATCACTGTTGGCATGGTGTCATTTAGTAACGTTGTGCCAACGGGGCTGTTCATCGGAGGCGTAGTGGTCAACACCATTGGATCAATTATCTACTGCATCGTCAAATACTTTGagacgaagaagaagagaatGTATAAGGACCTGGAGGAGGCTGGGAAGGATGGTGCGTTTCCTTGCGAGCCTTACCAAGAGAAACCAAAACTAAATGGCATCGGGCCTGCTGCTGGCATCAGGTCTCATCCAGGAAATTTGAAGTTAAAGGGAGCATTGAGCAGTGACAGGATGGAGGAGTCAGCATCTGCTGCCTTGGCAAATAAAGAATTGTGGACAGGAAATGGTGGAAAAGGAGACGGAGAGGCAGCTGTGAATTCCCACGTCATGACAGAAAAGGAAATACAGGAGATGCAGAGGGAGCACCACCAAAAGCTGAACACCACATCCAGTCAGTCGGTTATTGACAGCTATGTTGGAGTGTGGAGGTCCATCAGACATCTGCAGTTTAAGAAAGACCCTTTGATTCAGAAGCTAtaa